The sequence ataCTCCCTTTTACAGGCAATGTCAATAATGGGTCTTTATGAATCCGCGTACTGGTTATCATGGCTCGTATGGGACACTGTTATGATATGCATTGCATCACTTCTTACTATTATCGTAGGGCTTATATCCCGGTTCGACTTTTTCGTGCAAAATAGTTTTGTGGTTACGTTCTTGACTTTCTTCCTGTTTCAGCTCAGTATGGCAAGTATCTTAATTTCCTTCGATATTATGCATGGTtcactttcattttttttacgTATTTGCATGCATGCATGCATGGTTCTTATGCTACGTATGATGCTAGATTGGtttcgcatttgcggtttcgaCTCTCCTTAGCAAGTCATCAGCAGCAAATACTGTGGGTTTCTTTGTATTTATCGTCGGTTCCTTAACCGGGGTAAGATCTGTCTCATGCTCCCCGTAGATGCACACAACGTTTTGGTGCTGTTAAAATGATAATGCATGGTGTTTGTGTTGATGTAGACGGCTCCTAGTGAGGTTGTGGATCAGTTTTCAAAAATATTCAgaattttatggaattttttCCCTCCTAATATTTTCGGTCAAGAGGTTACAAAGCTTAATACGGCATCAATGACTGGTAATGGGATTGCCTGGAGTGGTATAAATAAATGTCCACTTCCCGGGGTTCCGTGTTCCACAATGGTACGTATGTTCGCGCTAAACTACTAGAACATCCTTACTTATGCTATCTTTGCAATCTTGTTGGGGATCTCCTGGTATAAGACAACAGTATAAAGCCTGGACTCTCAACCCTGAACCATGATTTTGATAGGGGGTATCACTTAAATGGAACTTGGCAAACTTCATTGTATGGTTTCTGTTGGCACTCTACTTGGACAACGTTATCCCGAACTCATCTGGTGTAAGAAAATCAGTCATTTATTTCGTGAACCCGGGATACTGGACTGGAAGCAGTGCTGGTAATCCTTTGAGCTTTTTCCATCCCCGTCCGCGTTATCTAGTTATTATCATGCCCACTCAAATATTTCCTGTTCTTGTTTCCCAGGTGGTAGCACAAGTGACATTCCACTACTAGATGAAAAGAACTTGGATAAGGATGAAGATGTCCTCGAAGAGGAACGCACGGTGAGAGACCAACtgaaggaagattacaaaatgaGTAACGATTCAAAAATTGCAGTTCAAATACGTGGTCTTGCAAAAGCATATCCTGGGAGAACTGGAACTTATCATGCCGTCAAGGTAACCAAATTAGCGTCCCGAGCTTGTGCACAAGATGAGTTGAATATATACATGTTGTTGCTTCAAGTATGTTGCATAATTGTTTTCAGGGTGTATGGATGAACTTTGAAAAGGATCAACTGTTTTGTCTTCTTGGACCTAATGGAGCTGGAAAAactacaacaataaactgtttgATCGGCAATATACCCGTGACGGGCGGAGATGGTAATGGCTTCTTTATCAGGATACTAGTTACATGGTTTTATATAAGCATGTGTTTTAACAGACCTGATCTATGTTGTGTGAGGGCTAGGCGAGCCCTAGGCGCCcataaaagaataaaatataaataGTGTCTCACATTTTTGCGCCTTGGGCGTTTTATTAGCTAGGCACCCCTGCACGACGCCTAGGCGAGCGCCTAACTCCACTTTCACAACATAGGACCTGATTTGCCTTTGCTATCCATAAACAGCGTTGATATACGGAAATTCAGTTAGAAGCTCAATCGGCATGACAAATATTCGAAGAATCATAGGAGTCTGTCCCCAGGTTTGCATCTTGTATACGTTTCAGCTCAACAACATTATAAATTGTAGTCTGAAAACCAATGAATGACAATTGTTTGAAATTGTGTGTGCTTGTTTATATAGTTTGATATTCTTTGGCCGGACATATCATGTGAGGAACACCTTCGTCTCTTTGGAAGTATCAAGGGTCTACCCCCTTCTTTGCTCGATTCGGTACATTCTCTGTGATTCTGACAATCTGTAGTTTCTGTTTGCAATTTTTCCTTTTTAATAGAAGGGGCAGCTTGAGTTAAATTTATGCAATTGTTGCTGGCAATGCAGATTGTTAAGGAAGCACTAGAAAATGTAAAGCTTGCTGGTGCAGCAGGAGTAAGAGCCGGAAGCTGCAGTGGTGGGATGAAGCGTCGCCTCAGTGTTGCTGGTGCTCTTCTAGGGGACCCGAAATTGGTCATCTTGGATGAACCTGTAAGCATTTCTTTTACAGACATGCCTCCAATGGGTTTATGATTATATTTTTCATTTAAATCTGAAAATACTTTCCTGTGATGTACAGACCACAGGTATGGACCCAGTTACTCGTAGACATGTATGGGACGTAATAGAATACGCGAAGAAAGGCCGGGCGATTGTTCTGACAACTCACTCTATGGAGGAAGCTGACATATTAGGAGACCGCATAGCAATTGTTGCAAAGGGTAAACTCCGTTGCATTGGTACGTCAATACGGTTGAAATCACGGTTTGGGACTGGTTTAGTTGCTACGGTTAGTTTTGTGGAGAACACTTCGAGACGATTACCCGTGGATGGAGATGCAGTCACTGATGAACCTCATCATCTGGCTGTGAAGCAGTTCTTCAAGCATGTATGCCATCTATTCAGTGCTGATGTCTTTATTTATTGCAGCCAATTCCTGAAGTATAATATGCACTGACTTgctgaaatttgaatttacagcatttGAATGTGGTACTTAAAGAGGAGAATAAGTCATTCCTGACTTTTGTTATTCCCCGCGATAAAGAGAAACTTTTATCGGTAAGCACGCGAATTCTCTCGCTTCCTTTTGATCGAAGAGAAATTTACTGTAAACCTTCTTTAGCTTGATGTGTGTTTGGGTGACAGGATTTTTTTGATAAGCTTGAAGACCAAAAGAATGAGTTTGGGATAGGAGATATCCAACTTGGGTTGACAACACTGGAAGAGGTCTTCTTGAATATTGCCAAAAAAGCCGAGTTTGAAAATGCTCCGAATGAAGGCAACTTGGTTACTCTGACACTAACATCCGGGAAAAAATTACGGGTGAGCTCCTTGTCTATCTTTCATTAGTTTATTACAAAGAATATAtgatgctggcgagtttcgaattCAGGTCATTTATCACGCTAATGAGTTTGGAACTCAGATCACTAATTATTTTGTTGATTATTAAAACGGAAACTTGATTAGTTGGTGATGTTTTGCAGATACCCAAGGGTGCGAATTACGTAGGAATTCCAAAGACAGAATCCGAAGAAAATCCACGGGGAGTGTTGGTTGAAGTAATCTGGGAGCAAGATGAAAATGGGTTTCTCAAAATGTCAGGTCATTCCAAAGAATATCCGGTACCGCCAAATGCTAAAATAGTTGC comes from Papaver somniferum cultivar HN1 unplaced genomic scaffold, ASM357369v1 unplaced-scaffold_158, whole genome shotgun sequence and encodes:
- the LOC113337031 gene encoding ABC transporter A family member 11-like, producing MVEDVHMDNETDALCMADNSSEPTTATATIQVLVGIPLLIQQFGALFKKNIILSLRNKKAFIGQLFSPVVFILLLVGVENVLNSGYMSNRTIDVRDPEPLVIPPIPPCETKFYVQLPCYDFAWSGNASPRIQSIVEKIMLNNPGRPIPSNKVKSFKTSDDVNAWLYSEPLHCAAAFHFVERSATVISYGIQTNDSETILRGVTEDPVFKFQLPLQIAADREIARVLAITPKLNWNAELKEFAHPSTEYVSAMASAGWVFLLAITMFPFISQIGSLVAERELKLRQVLRYALIQALKVLECNTFFSDSFILCETQFFPTYSLLQAMSIMGLYESAYWLSWLVWDTVMICIASLLTIIVGLISRFDFFVQNSFVVTFLTFFLFQLSMIGFAFAVSTLLSKSSAANTVGFFVFIVGSLTGTAPSEVVDQFSKIFRILWNFFPPNIFGQEVTKLNTASMTGNGIAWSGINKCPLPGVPCSTMGVSLKWNLANFIVWFLLALYLDNVIPNSSGVRKSVIYFVNPGYWTGSSAGGSTSDIPLLDEKNLDKDEDVLEEERTVRDQLKEDYKMSNDSKIAVQIRGLAKAYPGRTGTYHAVKGVWMNFEKDQLFCLLGPNGAGKTTTINCLIGNIPVTGGDALIYGNSVRSSIGMTNIRRIIGVCPQFDILWPDISCEEHLRLFGSIKGLPPSLLDSIVKEALENVKLAGAAGVRAGSCSGGMKRRLSVAGALLGDPKLVILDEPTTGMDPVTRRHVWDVIEYAKKGRAIVLTTHSMEEADILGDRIAIVAKGKLRCIGTSIRLKSRFGTGLVATVSFVENTSRRLPVDGDAVTDEPHHLAVKQFFKHHLNVVLKEENKSFLTFVIPRDKEKLLSDFFDKLEDQKNEFGIGDIQLGLTTLEEVFLNIAKKAEFENAPNEGNLVTLTLTSGKKLRIPKGANYVGIPKTESEENPRGVLVEVIWEQDENGFLKMSGHSKEYPVPPNAKIVASNAKPSEAPQVDQPEVGVIYDLTDSEASNLRSLSRKIL